In the genome of Arachis stenosperma cultivar V10309 chromosome 6, arast.V10309.gnm1.PFL2, whole genome shotgun sequence, the window tttctttagCTACATAACAAGAAGGGCAAAAAAATGTCAAGAGATCGAGTAGGcaacaataaataaaaacaattgGATACAATACATTAATTTTGCACACTTATATTGTTGAACTATATTTGGCTTCCGATCCGTTAATAGTAACCTACTAACCTTCACTGGTGAAAGTAAAGGAGTTACTCTGTAATCTGATACAAGAGATGAACCCTACGATGATCATTAGCTTATCAACTTCATTTCAACTGAACTATGACCAATTGTCTTTGTGATCCTTCTATGCTTCATCACTTTTCTAGTCATGTTAACCTCTTCCCATCTACCAGCCCTGGCATATATATTAGATAGAAGAACATGAACTCCACTCCAATCAGCAGGTTCCAGCTCTGTAAGTTGCATTTTCACTTGATTGGCAAGAGAGACATTTTCATGAATCAGGCAGCCATTTAGAAGAGCACCCCATATGGCTATGTTTGGTTGTTCCGCCATGGTTTCCACCAATTTTTCTGCCTCTCTGAAATGACCTGCGCGACTCAAAAGATCAACCATGCAACCATAATGCTCACTTTCCGGCATTATACCATATCTTTCTGTCATCAGATTGAAATGTTTTTTAGCCTCTTCAACCAACCCAACATGACTACATGCGAATAAAACTCCAATGTAAGTAATATGATCAGGGAGAACCGAATCATCCTCTTGCATCATTTGAAACATTCTCAGTGCTTCATTTCCATTACCATGCATGGCTAAACCGTTAATCATGCTACTCCAAACCACCACGTCTTTCTTTTGCAGACTATAAAAAATCTTCTGCGCGCTAATCAACACACCGGTCTTGGCATACATGTGGAGAAGGGCAGTTGCCATTTCAATGTCTTCTGCAATGTTGCTCTTCAAAAGATAAGCATGAAGAGTTTGTCCCAGTGCCAAAGCACACAAGTGAGCACAGACACTCAGAACACTTAGAAAGGTGGCCTTATCTGGATTAAGGCCGGATACCAACATATCAAAGAAGAGATCTAGTGCCTCCTCATGTCGCTCATATTGATTGTAAGCGTTAATCATACTGTTCCAAGCAACAGTGTTTCTTTGAggcattttattgaataaatctcTTGCAGTCTTGAAGCTACCACATTTAGCATACATCTCAAGAATTGCAGTTGCAAGAATGATATTGCTACTTGATGATGAGAGGAAGGGATCATAACCGGCCTTACGAATGCGCTCGTGGACCCATCTCCCCGTACCTATGTCTCTACTCCGTGCGCAAGCTATCATAACCTTAACCATGGTGATTTCATTTGGCTCTACACCCCAATGATCCATGTCCTTAAACACCTCCAAAGCTTCGTATGGCTGATTATTGTCTACGTACCCAGCAATCAAGCAAGTCCAAGCAACCACATTCCACTTGGGAATATTATCAAACACCTTGAGCGCAGAAGTCATATCTGCACAAGACACATACATTTGGAGCAACCCAGTGGCTGCATATGCATCTGCTTCAAACCCAGATTTCACTATGCAGTTATGGATGCATCTTCCACAATCTTGATCATAAAGCAGGGAACTTGCTTTGAGCACAAAAGGGAATGTGAAGTGATCTGGTGAGTACCCTGTCTGCATCATTTGTCTATAAAGAATCATAGACACTCTTGGATTGTAACCATTGGCATAGCCTTTAATCATGGAGTTCCAAATGTAAACGCTGGGGGAATCAATTCGGCGAAAAACTAAGTGTGCATAATCGATGTCCCCAAATTGTGAATCTATACAGAAGTCAATGAGCTTGCTCAAAGGGATTATGCTTTTATTAATAGTTGGGGTTGTGATTATTAGCCCATGCAGTTTCTTCAACTCACTCATGCTTCGGCACTTTGCTAACAAAGAGAGAATGGCATTTTGGCGTATTATCATCTTTTTTGGTGTATTTAAAATAAACCAAGTTTGTTGCATTTCTTGATGCGTTTAATATAGCAActgccaaagaagcatgttgaGGAGCATATGGTATCATAAAAATATGAAGGATTTACCATTCTTTTGAAAGCCTAGGCTCACATATGTATTGgtggcaaaaaataaaaaaataaaaaaataaaaaggtcaAAAAGAAAACTATTAAAGAGAATCATGaaattattgaaatattaatacactaatttaattttatatcaaaataaaatacatttttctataggtgaaaaaaaattaaaaatgctCAAGATTTTATGAAAGGAAACAAATCTGGTAATTTATTACTTTAGCTTATTGGCATTCTATTTTTGATATTATATAATAAcgaataataatattttatagtttataaaaaaaatcaaaagagtagaaataatgTATTAtaggaagaaaaaaatattactaaatggaagaataattgataaaaaaaatatgaaattttctTTTAGCGTACATGACTTTTTATATCGAATAAGTTATGAAATACATAAATAAGTAAAACAAAAAGGGAATGaataaaattgtattttttaataaattaaaaaatatttatgactATATAATTGATGGTAGACatataattattagataataaattataaaaaaatattactaaaaatattatatttaatattaaaataaaaatataaacagtcaccaatatatatatatatatatatatatatatatatatatatatatatatataaaagcaaTAATGAATAAAAgtctaaatttaaaaatcaaaatatttaagAGGAGTTTCTGgtaaacaataaattaaatattaacgTAACAATAAATTGAATCAAATaacatatatttaaattaattaaattaaataattaatataataaattaattataattatttaacttaataaaataagttaaataaataaaaaatatcttataagTATGCTatgtaaaaattataaaaaaaactattaataattaaaatgcataaaacaaaaaaatgataaaaattaaaataaaattaattaatttattttatttaaattaaataattaatataattaattagttataattaatgtaatcaaataaaatattaaataatttaatatttatttcaattaaattaaataaataattaattataatatttttaaaaattattaattaaaatatataacacaaaaaaattaatacaaaataaataaaaaattaccttTAAAAATATGTCACGTCAGTTATACTATTAATTGAAGGAAGTGGATTTTGATAAATGATAATAGATAATAGATTTTGACTACTACAGCTAGTCTCGATTACAATATTACTAAATCATCAGGGGTAGGGAAACttattttagtaaaatttaGTGTGATCTTTAGTTTATGCATTTACAGGTCTTGGAAGAGAATACAAATTAAAGACATGGTTATCTGGATTATTAGGAATTTAGAACGCTAGAGTGGACATgaagaaaatttttatttttacttttttgttttttgtttttgggtTAATTGATGCATTGGATATGtggttttaattatttttgttattatgtGATCATTATTGATTTGATTGTTTTTATTCTATATGTTAGATTATATTACTTTATCCTTCTCTTATTCATCTAGGATGAATTAAAACTGAACCTAAATAAAAACGATTAATAttactctcttttttttgtactCTGTTTATTACAATTGatgatttaaaaatattataattaactaGTTGTGGAAAAAATAGGAATAAATTAGTGACAAGGAGAGAAAAAAACACATACTAATAAATTGgacaaaattttaataaatgtaAATTTTATAGAATTAGAAGGACAATTAAACTTGTCCATTAGTCTTTCCAAGCACTTTTCACATTGGAATGtattatacataaaataatacaactattatttttcttaagttagttttattttaaaatttttcaagatATATACATACTATCATAACCTTATATATTTACACTTTTATTGTCTATTATACAAAGTAAAAATTTAGGATGTAAAATTGTTTGActcaattattattataaatctCTCTTAAGGTCTAGAGTACATGCacacaaatattttatgtataACATAGAGTTATGTTTCAAGACAAGATCATGTTTGCATTTCTCATGTGCCGCCATTTCCTACAAATAGATAAGTCCAATCTTAGATTCACTTAATGCAGTGCTACGTTTTATATATGCTAATGATGCTTTGTGTAAGACTAACAGCAAATTACAGTTGGATACAGAGTAAATTCCGAAATCGTGAATAATACCATATAAGTGGCAATGACCAATGTTGGAACAAAGTCCAAGATGGTAAGACATTAAACGtgaatcataataataatttattcatGAAATCCATGCATAATATATGTTAGGATCGGACTTGGATTCTTTAGCCACACACATACATGCTCATATATCACATATCGCTTAATTTCATTGTTCATTTCTTGAAAGTTACGATGGATTATGCCACACAAGATTGTTCTAGCAATGGCAACAATAATCCATGGCCATTCAGAATCAAGCTCACAAGGGATTGCATGAAATCGGATAGCATCAAGATCCTACCTTCCAAGGAGTTTGAAGCAAAGATCCTAGGAGAAATGAATGAGAGTAGCCGCCAAGCGTTGGAGTCATGGAGGCCAGTAAAGATAGTGATCTATGATGTTGATATTTGTAAGACATATGATACAAAATTGTGGAAGAAAGAGGCATTCTGGTTTGAGCCTATTCGTGCTTTGGGTGAAAAGCCAGATGTGGGTGCAACCATGACGGACCTACCTAGTTATGATGCGGTTAAGGCAAGGCAAGATTTTGTTTATTCAATTCACCCTTTTAAACATATTATAAGCAAGAGAAATCTGAATTATGGTCAACAAATTGGGCTTCGCGTTTCTCATGACCAACCAGTTGTAACATTCGACTTTTCGGTTATCAATTCCTCATAGACCTCATTGCTTCATATTAGTTGCTTTAGAGTTTAGATTACTGTGGCTAATTCGTTTTTGGCCTATGAAAGGCCTTAGCATTCAACATCAAGTGGCTTATTAAAATAGCACATAGCCACCAAGGCGTTTGATTATATATACCTTCAAAGCGAATTATATGTATCTTATAATAAGTATATTAttatggaaaagtataggtagacaatAAAAATGCTAAACAATGTAAACAATAGATATATTGGATGTTTAATTCATTGTGCAAATGGTTAtcctaatattaagatttaggtggataatttggaggtgtagtgtatttttactttattgggCCAATTTTAGAACCCATTGTTCACAAAAGTTATTGTCTATCTAGCAAACGAGATACATATATTAGATAGTATTAATAAATAACCAACTTAAGTTGGTCGAATGGTCAACTTACTCGTTCGTTTAAATAAATGTGGAAAGTTTAAATTTTACCTTGTGCATGTAATAATTCATTGACCAATGACAGACCCTTAAACAAAATTTAGATCCGTGACATGTAGGGTTAAGGAATACCgtgaacaaaaaaaatagtattaataaaaatatttacactataaacgagatatacAATGTAAACAAGATATATACACGTATCGCATTCACCTGTTTTATCTCGCGAGATACAtgcaaaattatttttggtaaatattttttaaattatttatttcagtaattattataattaattaatttattaaaataaaaaatccaaaagagAAGATATTAGGTaatgaattttaattatataaaaattttctaaaattgaatttgtaattcttattattttcaCACAAGAATTACTTaacattaatattaaaaattaaaatctatatTAATTAAATGGATCCTAAACACACCATTATGGCAAAACTATATAACTCTTATAATATCTTACCTTccaagttaaaaaaaattattttttgattaaaaattttgaaaagttttggTACAATAATGAAAAAGAGTACCCAAAAAAAATGGATTTagatcctctaaattttgaatttttactttagatggtaaagtgtgatcttctacTCTTGAATgatttctctctcatatttacTCTTGGCCCACCTACaaaataaatggtgagagatcacactttacttttctaaagtgaaattcaaactttagattatccaaatccaaaaaaatataatacttTTGAATACTTGAAAATTAAATATGGATCCTGATAAGATTACGTACATTTATTATGAACTAGAAAAAGGGAGTTAACACCCCAAAGATGAGAAATAGAAGAAGGCTAACCATCTGCTCTTATTTTAAGAGTTTTCTGAGAATCAGAAAGTAGAGCATGTACAACATCATCAGGAGGTGGCCTCTCAAACAAATGAAAACCTATAAGGTATCGGCTATAATTTTCCTGGCTATACACTTTCATTCATGGGTAACCATCTATACTTAATTTTCTATGCAGCTCTCTAATATTAGAGTTGAAATTAGTCGGTGAGATTTTAGAATGTTTCTAAAGTACATATTAAATATGTGATCAAAAAACCAACTTGGATGGCTAGTTCAATCATTTAGCTAGGAAATACCatcggaaaaaaaaaagtgttcaACTAGCATGCAATAGTTACAGGTATGCTACAATCACACATAATGAAACACACACTGACATACCATAAAAAGGCTTGCAAGTGAACAGAGAAATAACATAACAGCTATGATGCAATACTCCATTTTCCTCACACATGCGTACTGTATAGGATCATATATGCATATAACATCAAATATTGCTGCCTTTGAATGCTCAAGTTACTTGGGTTTTGCTATTATTATCAGGTAACATCATAAGCTTCAAGTCTGGTAACATGACACACATGAAGGCAAACGTGTCACTgaaaatgctcataactaacaCCAAAGTAGGAAGGAACACAAAAGCATTGTTAAGCCACCCGGAGGCAATGGCTTTTGTGTTCAGTGCTGTTGATTCTATCAGCAAGGAATTGACCTTGATTTTGCAGTCACCGGAATCAGATGATGCTCTCTCTGTAACTCAGAAAGAAGAGAAATGAACCAAGGTCTGCTCCAATCTGTGGTGGTCAGTCATGCCACAATAGAAACTGTTCTTAGAACTACATTGAAGTACAAGTTGGTTTCCAAATTAACCGGAGCTGGTGGTGGTGGCTGTGTTCTCACACTTCTTCCAACATGTATCCTCTTTATTCATGATCCTGATCCTGATTCTGATTCAATTGTCATTTTAAGGTTTTCcattatatttgtttttatcTTCTCGTTTTCTGTTGTATCTATACTTCTATTATATAAACACCAAGTTATATGTCCACCACACAAGCATGATAAGAACTGCATTATTTTCAGGAAGATTCTCTGCATCATTATATGTCCAACACACATATTGATcatctatattattattagtggTAGTGTTACACACTTGCACTTTAGTTTATCAAAAGTACTAGCTATTTTCTTAGGTTTCTGATAGAaagaacaaaaggaaaaagcagAGAGAAGCTGCTGTGTACATATATTTATTCACACGGTACTGAGGTATTGACTGCTCTTTTACCATTCTTACATAAGACAAGAACCATAACAAAACATTACATATCGAACTTCATTATCACTTGTGAATTTCCATCATTCTTCAACCGTTGACAATGGTACCACCTGAAAAATGCCAAAATCATAAGAACTGTTAGATAAAAAGCCCATACTAACATGAGCCTGATTAAGAGTATAGTGTAAAATATAAACTATTATAGAACTATTAACCGTTGGGGTGGAGGACTTGGCCGCTTATGTAAGAGGAGCACTCATTGCAGGCAAGGAAAACATAAGAGGGAGCCACCTCAATAGGCTGACCAGCTCTCTTCATTGGCACATCAGAACCAAACTGAGCAATCTTCTCTTCACCGAAAGAAGCTGGTATCAAAGGTGTCCAGATGGGTCCGGGGGCGACGCCATTGACACGAATTCCCCTGCTCAGAATCTGCATTGAGAGTGCTCTTGTAAAGGCCACAATGGCCCCCTTGGTTGCAGTGTAGTCCACCAGTGTAGGGTGCCCCTTGTATGCATTTATAGATGTGGTGTTGATGATGCTGCTTCCTTCCTTCATGTGCTTCAGTGCATGCCTACAAATACATAcctagattatttttttatcaataataagtttattattattattataattttttttagtgagAGTATTAAAAGAGTCTAAAAGTATAATAACTCAACAAATATTTTTGAAGAggatttttcttctcttccgTTCTGAGAAGAACTCATGTTTCTCtctctttaaaaaaaatctaggTAACACATTGGAGTGCACGAATCTGATTGAACTACTGTGTAAAATTATTGCAGTTATAGTTAGTACCTGGTCATGAAGAAGTATGAGAAGATGTTAGTGCGGAAAACCCTTTCGAGCCTTGGATCGTCAATCTCCTCAATAGTTATATTCTCGTACTGCTCAGCAGCATTGTTGACCAAGATGTCAATTCTGCCATAAGCGTTGACCACCTCTTCGATGACCTTCTTGCAGTTCTCATCAAAGCCTAAGTCAGCAGCTATGGCCTTGGGGGCCATGGCATCCTGAGTCTTGGCCCTGTTGATCATCTCAAGGGTGTCCTTCGCGTCCTT includes:
- the LOC130936835 gene encoding NADPH-dependent aldehyde reductase 1, chloroplastic-like — protein: MASQKQHTQPGKEHVMDPTPQFTNPDYQPSDKLQGKIAVITGGDSGIGRAVCNLFALEGATVAFTYVKGHEDKDAKDTLEMINRAKTQDAMAPKAIAADLGFDENCKKVIEEVVNAYGRIDILVNNAAEQYENITIEEIDDPRLERVFRTNIFSYFFMTRHALKHMKEGSSIINTTSINAYKGHPTLVDYTATKGAIVAFTRALSMQILSRGIRVNGVAPGPIWTPLIPASFGEEKIAQFGSDVPMKRAGQPIEVAPSYVFLACNECSSYISGQVLHPNGGTIVNG
- the LOC130935284 gene encoding putative pentatricopeptide repeat-containing protein At3g05240, with translation MIIRQNAILSLLAKCRSMSELKKLHGLIITTPTINKSIIPLSKLIDFCIDSQFGDIDYAHLVFRRIDSPSVYIWNSMIKGYANGYNPRVSMILYRQMMQTGYSPDHFTFPFVLKASSLLYDQDCGRCIHNCIVKSGFEADAYAATGLLQMYVSCADMTSALKVFDNIPKWNVVAWTCLIAGYVDNNQPYEALEVFKDMDHWGVEPNEITMVKVMIACARSRDIGTGRWVHERIRKAGYDPFLSSSSSNIILATAILEMYAKCGSFKTARDLFNKMPQRNTVAWNSMINAYNQYERHEEALDLFFDMLVSGLNPDKATFLSVLSVCAHLCALALGQTLHAYLLKSNIAEDIEMATALLHMYAKTGVLISAQKIFYSLQKKDVVVWSSMINGLAMHGNGNEALRMFQMMQEDDSVLPDHITYIGVLFACSHVGLVEEAKKHFNLMTERYGIMPESEHYGCMVDLLSRAGHFREAEKLVETMAEQPNIAIWGALLNGCLIHENVSLANQVKMQLTELEPADWSGVHVLLSNIYARAGRWEEVNMTRKVMKHRRITKTIGHSSVEMKLIS